From a single Intestinibaculum porci genomic region:
- a CDS encoding D-alanine--D-alanine ligase family protein — MKLLLICGGMSTEHSISRMSCTNIRKQVNPEHYDVTVLGITKEGDWYILDQNVTDYSSENWLDHAQVVTETFAFLKSFDCVFPVLHGMYGEDGTIQGLLEMANVPYVGCRVFDSAAAMDKVMAKKLFNAAGIKQTPSVYVKKQFDGKFVVVNDDTTEDENVKDVILKTIGLPCFIKASRSGSSVGCYKVSEVSELMPRLQEAGQYDSKILCEKAINATELECAVLGNDDVIASRVGQILPHGEFYTFESKYEDEQSATCIPARVAQSVQDYIRENAVKAFKALDGHGLARCDFFLDQDTNEVYLNEINTLPGFTNISMYPQLMKDLGIDTPELIDRLVALAFER; from the coding sequence ATGAAGTTACTATTAATATGCGGCGGGATGTCTACTGAACATAGTATTTCTCGTATGTCTTGTACAAATATCCGTAAACAGGTGAATCCTGAACATTACGATGTGACCGTCTTAGGAATTACAAAAGAAGGAGACTGGTATATCTTAGATCAGAACGTTACTGATTATTCATCAGAAAACTGGTTAGATCATGCGCAGGTCGTTACCGAAACATTTGCTTTCTTAAAATCATTTGATTGTGTATTCCCAGTTTTACATGGTATGTACGGGGAAGACGGGACGATTCAGGGCTTATTAGAAATGGCGAATGTGCCTTATGTCGGCTGTCGTGTATTTGATAGTGCGGCTGCCATGGATAAAGTCATGGCAAAGAAGTTATTCAATGCGGCGGGCATTAAACAAACCCCAAGTGTTTATGTGAAAAAGCAATTTGATGGTAAGTTTGTCGTTGTGAATGATGATACAACAGAAGATGAAAACGTGAAAGATGTCATCTTAAAAACAATTGGTTTACCATGTTTCATCAAAGCTTCTCGTTCTGGTTCAAGTGTCGGCTGTTATAAAGTTTCCGAAGTATCTGAGTTAATGCCTCGCTTACAAGAAGCTGGTCAGTATGATTCTAAGATTCTTTGTGAAAAAGCCATTAACGCAACTGAATTAGAATGTGCGGTTTTAGGCAATGATGATGTCATCGCCTCACGCGTTGGTCAGATTTTACCACATGGTGAATTCTATACCTTCGAATCAAAATATGAAGATGAGCAGAGTGCGACCTGCATTCCTGCCCGCGTTGCTCAAAGCGTTCAGGATTATATCCGTGAAAATGCGGTCAAAGCATTCAAAGCTTTAGATGGACATGGCTTAGCCCGTTGTGACTTCTTCTTAGATCAGGATACTAATGAAGTTTACCTGAATGAAATTAATACTTTACCAGGTTTCACTAATATCTCTATGTATCCTCAGTTAATGAAGGACTTAGGTATTGATACACCTGAATTAATTGATCGTTTAGTAGCGCTAGCTTTTGAAAGATAA
- the leuC gene encoding 3-isopropylmalate dehydratase large subunit, producing the protein MAMTMTQKILAAHAGLDHVVPGQLIEAKLDLVMANDVTGPMALPIIKKMGTNVFDKDKVVFVPDHFTPNKDIKSAENAKAILDYSNEQGLTNIMVQGKCGVEHAILPERGLVYSGMCVIGADSHTCTYGALGAFSTGVGTTDIAAGMVSGQAWFKIPEAIQVRLTGKLPRYVTGKDVILHIIGEIGVDGALYKSLEFTGDGCGELSMDDRFTICNMAIEAGAKNGIFPVDDQARKYMKNAGVESWEEYTADDDAKYIRVVNVNLSALRPTVAFPHLPGNAKTIDEVEQMDKIYIDQVVIGSCTNGRLSDLEKAAAVLKGHKVAPNVRVMVVPATQKIFLQAVHEGLVDIFIEAGCAFNTASCGPCMGGHMGVLAKGEKCVSTTNRNFVGRMGDTESLIYLASPETAAASAIAGYIANPEKVGGEH; encoded by the coding sequence ATGGCAATGACAATGACACAAAAAATTCTGGCAGCGCATGCCGGATTAGATCACGTTGTGCCTGGTCAGCTTATTGAAGCGAAACTTGACTTGGTGATGGCCAACGATGTAACGGGTCCAATGGCCTTACCAATTATTAAAAAGATGGGGACAAATGTATTCGACAAAGACAAAGTTGTTTTTGTGCCAGATCATTTCACGCCTAATAAAGATATAAAATCCGCTGAAAATGCGAAAGCCATTTTAGATTATTCAAACGAGCAGGGGCTTACCAATATTATGGTACAAGGCAAATGCGGGGTTGAACATGCGATTTTACCTGAACGCGGTCTTGTTTACAGCGGCATGTGTGTCATCGGCGCGGATTCACATACCTGTACATATGGTGCGTTAGGTGCTTTCTCAACGGGGGTTGGGACAACCGATATCGCCGCGGGGATGGTCAGCGGCCAGGCTTGGTTCAAGATTCCGGAAGCCATTCAGGTGCGTTTAACCGGGAAACTGCCACGCTATGTAACTGGTAAAGATGTTATTTTACATATTATCGGTGAAATCGGCGTTGATGGCGCCCTTTATAAATCCTTAGAATTCACTGGTGATGGCTGTGGCGAATTGTCCATGGATGATCGTTTTACGATCTGTAATATGGCTATTGAAGCCGGTGCGAAAAATGGTATTTTCCCAGTTGATGATCAGGCGCGTAAATATATGAAAAATGCCGGTGTAGAAAGCTGGGAAGAATATACCGCTGATGATGATGCAAAGTATATCAGAGTGGTTAACGTGAACTTAAGTGCATTACGTCCAACAGTCGCTTTCCCACACTTACCTGGTAATGCGAAAACGATTGATGAAGTCGAACAGATGGATAAGATTTATATCGATCAGGTGGTCATCGGTTCATGTACGAATGGTCGTTTATCAGACTTAGAAAAAGCAGCGGCTGTTTTAAAAGGCCATAAAGTCGCACCAAATGTGCGTGTTATGGTCGTACCAGCAACCCAGAAGATTTTCTTACAGGCGGTGCATGAAGGCTTAGTAGATATCTTCATTGAAGCGGGCTGTGCTTTCAATACCGCTTCCTGTGGTCCATGTATGGGCGGACATATGGGTGTCTTAGCGAAAGGAGAAAAATGTGTTTCTACCACTAACCGTAACTTCGTCGGTCGTATGGGTGACACTGAATCTCTCATCTATTTAGCATCCCCAGAAACCGCTGCAGCGAGTGCGATTGCAGGTTATATTGCCAATCCTGAAAAAGTAGGAGGAGAACATTAA
- the ilvC gene encoding ketol-acid reductoisomerase: MAKIYYDSDCDLNLLKDKRVAVIGYGSQGHAHALNLKDSGVDVVVGLYEGSKSAKKAEAQGLKVLPTAEAAKWANVIMILIPDELQAAVYKKDIAPNLEENDTLMFAHGFNIHFGQIVPPKFVDVSMIAPKAPGHTVRSTYVDGQGTPMLVAVEQDYSGKAHDNALAYGAALGGARAGLLDTTFRTETETDLFGEQAVLCGGVVALMQTGFEVLCEAGYDPKNAYFECIHEMKLIVDLIYQSGFAGMRTSISNTAEYGDYISGPKLITEDVKNAMRGILKDIQDGTFAKDFLLEMSAGGQAHFRALRQLAAEHPSEKVGAEIRSLYSWAEDDKLLNN; the protein is encoded by the coding sequence ATGGCTAAAATCTATTATGACTCAGATTGTGATTTAAATTTATTAAAGGATAAGAGAGTTGCTGTAATCGGTTATGGATCACAGGGACATGCACATGCCTTAAACTTAAAAGATTCAGGCGTTGATGTTGTTGTTGGTTTATACGAAGGTTCTAAATCAGCTAAAAAAGCTGAAGCTCAGGGCTTAAAAGTATTACCTACAGCTGAAGCTGCTAAATGGGCTAATGTCATCATGATCTTAATCCCAGATGAATTACAGGCAGCTGTATATAAGAAAGATATCGCTCCTAACCTTGAAGAAAACGATACATTAATGTTCGCTCATGGTTTCAACATCCATTTCGGTCAGATCGTACCACCAAAATTCGTTGATGTTTCTATGATCGCGCCAAAAGCTCCAGGTCATACTGTACGTTCTACTTATGTAGATGGTCAAGGTACTCCAATGTTAGTCGCTGTAGAACAGGATTACTCAGGCAAAGCTCATGACAATGCTTTAGCTTATGGTGCTGCCTTAGGTGGAGCAAGAGCCGGCTTACTTGATACAACTTTCAGAACTGAAACTGAAACTGACTTATTCGGTGAACAGGCAGTCCTCTGCGGTGGCGTTGTAGCCTTAATGCAGACTGGTTTCGAAGTATTATGTGAAGCAGGTTATGATCCAAAGAACGCTTACTTCGAATGTATCCATGAAATGAAATTAATCGTTGACTTAATCTATCAGTCAGGTTTCGCAGGTATGAGAACTTCTATCTCTAACACTGCTGAATATGGTGATTATATCTCAGGACCTAAATTAATCACTGAAGATGTTAAGAACGCTATGCGTGGTATCTTAAAAGACATCCAGGATGGTACTTTCGCTAAAGACTTCTTACTTGAAATGTCAGCTGGTGGACAGGCTCACTTCAGAGCATTACGTCAGTTAGCTGCAGAACATCCATCTGAAAAAGTCGGTGCTGAAATCCGTTCATTATACAGCTGGGCTGAAGATGACAAGTTATTAAATAACTAA
- the leuD gene encoding 3-isopropylmalate dehydratase small subunit, giving the protein MNGAHGTVFKYGDNVDTDVIIPARYLNSFDAKELASHAMVDIDPTFTSRVKDGDIIVARRNFGCGSSREHAPLALKTAGVACVIADSFARIFYRNSINIGFAILECPEAAAAINDGDEVKVDYDTGVITDVTTNQTFKAQPFPEFMQKIIAAGGLVNYVNEKKEG; this is encoded by the coding sequence ATGAACGGTGCACATGGTACAGTATTCAAATACGGCGATAACGTCGATACCGACGTTATCATTCCGGCAAGATATTTAAACTCTTTCGATGCCAAAGAATTGGCATCACATGCAATGGTGGACATTGATCCTACTTTCACCTCACGCGTGAAAGACGGGGACATTATTGTGGCACGCCGTAACTTTGGCTGCGGCAGTTCCCGTGAACATGCGCCCTTAGCTTTAAAAACAGCAGGGGTAGCCTGCGTTATTGCGGACTCTTTTGCTCGTATCTTCTATCGTAACTCTATTAATATCGGTTTTGCGATTCTGGAATGTCCAGAAGCGGCCGCCGCAATTAATGATGGCGATGAAGTGAAAGTTGATTATGACACGGGTGTGATTACGGATGTCACTACCAATCAGACCTTTAAAGCGCAGCCTTTCCCTGAATTTATGCAGAAGATTATTGCGGCTGGCGGCCTGGTCAACTATGTCAATGAGAAAAAAGAAGGTTAA
- the leuB gene encoding 3-isopropylmalate dehydrogenase produces MEKNITVIKGDGIGPEVVNEAIKVLDAVAKKYHHTFHYTDILMGGCSIDAYGVPLTDEAIATAQSGDAVLLGSIGGNTTTSPWYKLPPDHRPEAGLLKIRKALGLFANLRPAYLYPELAEACPLKESTSAKGFDMVIVRELTGGLYFGEHTTKEINGELVAHDNLVYSESEIRRIAKRGFEIAMKRRKKVTSVDKANVLDSSRLWRKVVSEVAQDYPEVEVENMLVDNAAMQLVKDPAQFDVVLTENMFGDILSDEASMVTGSIGMLASASLRADSFGMYEPSGGSAPDIAGKNIANPIAQILSAAMMLRYSFNMDEEADAIEAAIKQVIAEGYRTFDIYKEGNHKVSTSEMGDLIVNRL; encoded by the coding sequence ATGGAAAAGAATATTACGGTTATTAAAGGCGATGGGATCGGTCCTGAAGTCGTTAATGAAGCGATCAAGGTCTTAGATGCCGTAGCCAAAAAATATCATCATACATTTCATTATACCGATATCTTAATGGGCGGTTGCTCGATTGATGCTTATGGCGTCCCACTCACGGATGAAGCGATTGCGACTGCCCAAAGCGGTGATGCGGTTTTATTAGGATCGATCGGTGGTAATACGACAACCAGTCCCTGGTATAAGCTGCCGCCTGATCATCGACCAGAAGCGGGCTTATTAAAAATTCGTAAAGCCTTAGGCTTATTTGCGAACTTACGTCCAGCTTATCTCTATCCAGAATTAGCTGAGGCATGTCCATTAAAAGAATCAACGAGTGCCAAAGGCTTTGATATGGTCATTGTCCGTGAATTAACGGGTGGGCTTTATTTTGGTGAACATACAACCAAGGAAATCAATGGCGAATTAGTCGCTCATGATAACCTTGTTTATAGTGAAAGTGAAATTCGTCGCATTGCGAAACGCGGTTTTGAAATTGCGATGAAACGTCGTAAAAAAGTCACTTCAGTTGATAAAGCAAATGTTTTGGATTCTTCACGCTTATGGCGTAAAGTAGTATCAGAAGTTGCACAGGATTATCCAGAAGTAGAAGTTGAAAACATGTTAGTTGATAATGCGGCGATGCAGCTCGTAAAAGATCCTGCACAGTTTGATGTTGTCCTGACGGAAAACATGTTTGGCGACATCTTAAGTGATGAAGCGTCAATGGTGACCGGATCGATCGGGATGTTAGCGAGTGCCAGCTTACGCGCCGATAGTTTTGGTATGTACGAACCATCAGGCGGCAGTGCACCAGATATTGCCGGAAAGAATATTGCTAATCCAATTGCCCAGATTTTATCAGCGGCGATGATGTTAAGATACTCTTTCAATATGGATGAAGAAGCGGATGCGATCGAAGCTGCCATTAAGCAGGTGATCGCTGAAGGCTATCGCACTTTTGATATTTATAAAGAGGGTAATCATAAGGTATCAACAAGTGAAATGGGCGACTTAATTGTGAATAGATTATAG
- the ilvD gene encoding dihydroxy-acid dehydratase, which yields MRSDNVKKGVERAPHRSLFNALGFTEEELERPLIGVVSSYNEIVPGHMNLDKISEAVKKGVYLAGGVPVEVPAIAVCDGIAMNHTGMKYSLVTRELIADSTECLATAHQFDGLVMIPNCDKNVPGLLMAAARLNIPTIFVSGGPMLAGAEINGKRSCLSTLFEQVGQYNAGKISAEELEYAEKVSCPTCGSCSGMYTANSMNCLTEALGMGLKGNGTIPAVYSARIRLAKKAGMQIMKLIEKDIRPRDIMTEAAFRNAMAVDMALGCSTNSMLHLPAIAHEAGVELNLDIANEISKKTPNLCHLAPAGSTFIQDLDLAGGVYAVMNELDSIGVLDTSGITCTTKTIKENIEGCKNLNPEIIRPIDHPYSKTGGIAVLRGNLAPDSCVVKQSAVAPEMMKHRGPARVFDCEEDAIAAIRAGKIVKGDVVIIRYEGPKGGPGMREMLSPTSEIAGMGLDKDVALITDGRFSGATRGASIGHVSPEAAVGGPIALVEEGDMISIDIPNNEITLEVDDETLAARKAKWQPREPRINTGYLKKYASMVTSANTGAILKVNKEK from the coding sequence ATGAGAAGTGATAACGTAAAAAAGGGTGTTGAAAGAGCACCGCACAGATCATTATTCAATGCACTCGGTTTTACCGAAGAAGAACTGGAAAGACCATTGATCGGCGTGGTCTCTTCCTATAACGAAATCGTTCCTGGTCATATGAACCTGGATAAAATTTCTGAAGCCGTGAAAAAAGGTGTTTATTTAGCTGGTGGGGTGCCTGTTGAAGTCCCAGCCATCGCTGTCTGCGATGGGATCGCTATGAACCATACCGGCATGAAATATTCCTTAGTAACCCGTGAGCTGATCGCTGATTCTACTGAATGTTTAGCGACCGCGCATCAGTTCGATGGTTTGGTCATGATTCCAAACTGTGATAAGAACGTGCCAGGCTTATTAATGGCCGCTGCTCGTTTGAATATTCCGACGATCTTTGTCTCTGGCGGACCAATGTTAGCGGGGGCTGAAATCAATGGCAAACGCTCATGCTTATCAACGTTATTCGAACAGGTTGGTCAGTATAATGCCGGAAAGATTTCTGCAGAAGAATTGGAATACGCGGAAAAAGTTTCTTGTCCAACTTGCGGCTCATGTTCTGGTATGTATACCGCTAACTCTATGAACTGCTTAACTGAAGCATTAGGGATGGGTTTAAAAGGTAATGGGACAATCCCAGCTGTTTACTCAGCACGTATCCGCTTAGCGAAAAAAGCGGGGATGCAGATCATGAAATTGATCGAAAAGGATATCCGTCCAAGAGATATCATGACTGAAGCTGCTTTCCGCAATGCGATGGCCGTTGATATGGCTTTGGGCTGTTCAACTAACTCAATGTTACACTTACCAGCGATTGCTCATGAAGCAGGCGTTGAATTAAACTTAGATATCGCTAATGAAATTTCTAAGAAAACACCAAACTTATGTCATTTAGCACCAGCTGGTTCAACATTTATTCAGGACTTAGACTTAGCCGGCGGCGTTTATGCGGTCATGAATGAACTGGATTCCATCGGTGTCTTAGATACCTCAGGTATTACCTGTACAACCAAGACGATTAAGGAAAACATTGAAGGATGCAAGAACTTAAATCCAGAAATCATTCGTCCAATCGATCATCCTTATTCAAAAACTGGCGGTATCGCAGTCTTAAGAGGAAACTTAGCGCCGGATAGCTGTGTCGTAAAACAGTCAGCGGTGGCGCCAGAAATGATGAAACACCGTGGCCCAGCCCGTGTCTTCGACTGTGAAGAAGATGCTATTGCGGCCATTCGTGCAGGCAAGATCGTGAAAGGTGATGTGGTTATCATTCGGTACGAAGGTCCAAAAGGCGGTCCTGGGATGCGTGAAATGTTGTCACCAACAAGTGAAATTGCCGGAATGGGCTTAGATAAAGATGTCGCATTAATTACTGATGGTCGTTTCTCAGGAGCAACACGTGGCGCTTCCATTGGTCACGTTTCGCCAGAAGCAGCTGTTGGCGGTCCTATCGCTTTAGTTGAAGAAGGCGATATGATCTCAATTGATATTCCAAATAATGAAATTACCTTAGAAGTTGATGACGAAACATTAGCTGCCCGTAAAGCAAAATGGCAGCCAAGAGAACCACGCATCAACACGGGGTACTTAAAGAAATATGCATCAATGGTTACCAGTGCCAATACTGGGGCTATATTAAAAGTCAATAAAGAAAAATAA
- the leuA gene encoding 2-isopropylmalate synthase produces the protein MMNYQKYKRFETISLPDRTWPDKHIEKAPIWCSVDLRDGNQALVTPMKIEEKVEMFQTLVDLGFKEIEVGFPSASQIEYDFLRLLIEEHLIPDDVTVQVLTQCREHLIRRTFEALKGLDKAIVHIYNSTSILQRDVVFNKSKEEIKKIATDGCQLVKDLCGEFDGKVILEYSPESFTGTEMDYAVEVCDAVMDVWGATPDNKVIINLPATVEMDTPNVYADQIEYVGRHFKDRNRMILSIHPHNDRGTGVAATELALLAGADRVEGTLFGNGERTGNVDIVTVAMNMFVQGVDPKLDFSHINDVKHVYEKCTKMEVGPRQPYAGQLVFTAFSGSHQDAINKGIHKYRERGSKYWEVPYLPIDPADVNRQYEPIVRINSQSGKGGVAYVMDTIFGYHLPKAMQADFASDVQKISEAEGEVSPERIFDTFNKDYIENEQPLKFVSQKLIDISEDSSNDFEREAIIKLNDHGNIRIIEGYGNGPIDAAKDAFNRNGYPYMHLLDYSEHALTSGSSSKAAAYVCLRAKGTSITEWGVGVHANITTATIKAMISAMNRIYKRLDDSK, from the coding sequence ATGATGAATTATCAGAAGTACAAGAGATTTGAAACCATCAGCCTGCCAGACCGTACCTGGCCAGACAAACATATCGAGAAAGCGCCAATCTGGTGCTCAGTCGATTTACGTGATGGGAACCAGGCTCTTGTCACACCAATGAAGATCGAAGAAAAGGTAGAGATGTTTCAGACCTTGGTAGACTTAGGCTTCAAAGAAATTGAAGTTGGTTTCCCAAGTGCCAGTCAGATTGAATATGATTTCTTACGATTATTAATTGAGGAACATCTGATTCCTGATGATGTCACAGTTCAGGTATTAACGCAGTGTCGTGAACACCTGATTCGGAGAACCTTCGAGGCCTTAAAAGGATTGGATAAAGCGATTGTCCATATTTATAATTCAACATCAATTTTACAGCGAGATGTCGTCTTCAATAAGTCTAAAGAGGAAATTAAAAAGATTGCGACCGATGGCTGTCAGCTCGTTAAAGATTTATGTGGTGAATTTGATGGCAAAGTGATCCTGGAATATTCGCCAGAATCATTTACCGGCACCGAAATGGACTACGCTGTGGAAGTCTGTGATGCCGTGATGGATGTCTGGGGCGCCACTCCTGATAATAAAGTGATCATCAACCTGCCCGCTACGGTTGAAATGGATACGCCAAATGTGTATGCCGATCAGATTGAATATGTCGGTCGTCACTTCAAAGATCGTAACCGCATGATTCTTTCGATTCATCCACATAATGACCGTGGTACTGGCGTAGCCGCAACGGAATTGGCATTATTAGCTGGCGCGGATCGTGTAGAAGGCACATTATTTGGTAATGGTGAAAGAACTGGTAACGTGGATATCGTTACCGTAGCGATGAACATGTTTGTTCAGGGCGTTGATCCAAAGCTTGACTTCTCACATATTAATGATGTGAAACATGTTTATGAAAAATGTACAAAGATGGAAGTGGGACCAAGACAGCCATACGCTGGGCAGTTAGTCTTCACCGCTTTCTCTGGATCTCATCAGGATGCCATCAATAAAGGTATTCACAAATATCGTGAAAGAGGATCAAAATACTGGGAAGTACCATACTTACCAATTGATCCGGCTGATGTCAATCGTCAGTATGAACCGATCGTTCGTATTAACTCCCAGTCTGGTAAAGGCGGCGTGGCTTACGTCATGGATACAATCTTCGGCTATCATCTTCCAAAAGCAATGCAGGCAGACTTTGCCAGTGATGTGCAGAAGATTTCTGAAGCAGAAGGGGAAGTTTCACCAGAACGAATCTTCGATACCTTTAATAAGGATTACATCGAAAATGAACAGCCACTCAAGTTTGTCTCTCAGAAACTGATTGATATTTCTGAAGATTCTTCAAATGACTTTGAACGTGAAGCCATCATTAAATTAAATGATCATGGCAATATTAGAATTATTGAAGGTTATGGCAATGGTCCAATCGATGCCGCTAAGGATGCTTTCAACCGCAATGGTTATCCTTACATGCACTTATTAGACTATAGTGAACATGCTTTGACTTCTGGTTCTTCTTCTAAAGCAGCCGCATATGTCTGCTTAAGAGCGAAGGGGACATCAATTACCGAATGGGGTGTTGGGGTTCATGCCAATATCACCACTGCGACAATCAAAGCAATGATCTCTGCTATGAACCGTATCTATAAACGATTAGATGATAGTAAATAG
- the ilvN gene encoding acetolactate synthase small subunit — MERMILSILVDNTPGVLNRVAGLFSRRGYNIDSLTVGETNDPTISRMTVAARGEPDTLEQIEKQVRKLEDVFSVIVLDDAKSVYRELVMIKVNANSAERQDIVSIVDIFRCNIVDVAPDSLVIEATGTQSKIDGLLAMLDSFKVTEIVRTGIAGISRGADDFDIEKIKAKKYRG; from the coding sequence ATGGAAAGAATGATCCTTTCGATCCTGGTGGATAACACCCCAGGCGTCTTGAATCGTGTCGCAGGATTGTTCTCGCGTCGTGGTTACAACATTGATTCCCTGACCGTTGGGGAAACCAATGATCCTACCATTTCGCGTATGACCGTTGCGGCCCGGGGTGAGCCTGACACCCTTGAACAGATTGAAAAACAGGTGAGAAAGCTTGAAGATGTTTTCTCCGTCATCGTCTTAGACGATGCCAAATCCGTATATCGTGAATTAGTAATGATTAAAGTCAATGCGAATTCCGCGGAAAGACAGGATATTGTATCTATTGTCGATATCTTCAGATGTAATATCGTCGATGTGGCACCAGATTCCTTAGTTATTGAAGCGACTGGTACACAATCGAAGATCGATGGCCTCTTGGCCATGTTAGACAGCTTCAAAGTCACTGAGATCGTCCGTACTGGCATTGCTGGCATCTCACGAGGCGCAGATGATTTTGATATAGAAAAGATTAAAGCTAAAAAATATAGGGGGTAA
- a CDS encoding UDP-N-acetylmuramoyl-tripeptide--D-alanyl-D-alanine ligase — MLVKEIMEATSGKLLSGSVNDEITHFTQDSRACVKGSMYIPLIGANHDGHDFIQSAFDHGAQAIITSKVIEAPDKDVILVEDTLKALGDMARYVRKKSQAIVVGITGSVGKTSTKDMIYSVVSQKYKALKTLGNYNNNIGLPLTILRYQDEEAMVIEMGMNHLGEIDYLTNIAKPDVAAITNVGTAHIGEVGSRENILKAKMEITHGLKDNGILVINHDNDMLATVKEGNFRLKTIGIDDPADLQAENVILKEDGSDFTVTVDGETYDVHVPVAGKHFVYNALVAMAVGLSIDIPIKQCIAGVENFELTKNRADRLLLRDGIILFDGTYNANLDSMKASIAVLSQYEGRKIAVLGDMLELGSYEEALHREVGKALCEKNIDLTLAVGKASEYIIDEVVKTGREGHHFENNEELENALKDTIQPGDVILVKASNGMHLKEVVEELKEIYKS; from the coding sequence ATGTTAGTAAAAGAAATTATGGAGGCAACTTCCGGGAAGCTGCTTTCGGGATCAGTCAATGATGAAATTACCCATTTCACCCAGGACTCCAGAGCCTGTGTGAAAGGCAGTATGTATATTCCTTTAATCGGGGCTAACCATGATGGACATGATTTTATTCAGTCAGCGTTTGATCATGGCGCACAGGCGATTATCACGTCCAAAGTGATTGAAGCGCCCGATAAAGATGTCATCTTAGTTGAGGATACTTTAAAAGCTTTAGGCGATATGGCTCGTTATGTGCGCAAAAAGAGTCAGGCGATTGTTGTCGGTATTACTGGCTCAGTTGGTAAAACGAGTACCAAAGATATGATCTATTCGGTCGTGAGTCAGAAATACAAAGCCTTAAAAACCTTAGGTAACTATAACAATAACATTGGTTTGCCATTAACGATTTTACGTTATCAGGATGAAGAAGCGATGGTGATCGAAATGGGGATGAACCATTTGGGTGAAATTGATTATTTAACCAATATCGCTAAACCTGATGTCGCTGCGATTACTAATGTCGGAACTGCACATATTGGCGAAGTAGGATCACGCGAAAACATCCTCAAAGCCAAAATGGAAATTACTCATGGTTTAAAAGACAATGGCATCTTAGTAATCAATCATGATAATGATATGTTAGCGACAGTTAAAGAAGGAAATTTCAGATTAAAGACTATCGGGATTGATGATCCAGCTGATTTACAGGCTGAGAATGTCATCTTAAAAGAAGACGGTTCTGATTTTACGGTCACCGTTGATGGAGAGACTTATGATGTTCATGTACCGGTGGCGGGAAAGCACTTCGTGTATAATGCTTTAGTCGCAATGGCAGTTGGTTTATCCATTGATATTCCAATAAAGCAGTGCATTGCCGGCGTAGAAAACTTTGAATTAACGAAGAATCGTGCCGATCGTCTTTTATTACGTGATGGCATTATTCTATTTGATGGCACTTATAATGCCAACTTAGATTCCATGAAAGCTTCGATCGCTGTCTTATCACAGTACGAAGGACGGAAGATCGCCGTTTTAGGCGATATGCTGGAACTGGGCAGTTATGAAGAAGCGCTGCACCGGGAAGTTGGTAAAGCATTATGTGAAAAGAATATTGATTTAACTCTTGCGGTAGGAAAAGCTTCGGAGTATATTATCGATGAAGTGGTCAAAACAGGCCGAGAAGGACACCACTTTGAAAATAATGAAGAACTTGAAAACGCCCTGAAAGATACTATTCAGCCAGGTGATGTGATCTTAGTGAAAGCGTCTAATGGCATGCATCTGAAGGAAGTTGTCGAAGAGTTAAAGGAGATTTATAAATCATGA